The following coding sequences lie in one Arachis ipaensis cultivar K30076 chromosome B05, Araip1.1, whole genome shotgun sequence genomic window:
- the LOC107644168 gene encoding surfeit locus protein 1 encodes MASTARTLAHLRRSTAAATSSRGSYAYFLISKPFTSAAASATSSDSDQTLSSSSGSNGKGSRWLLFLPGAITFGLGTWQIFRRQDKIKLLEYREKRLEMEPLQFRSYPSTQELDTLEFRKVVCKGVFDDKKSIFVGPRSRSISGVTENGYYVITPLMPVENHPDSVTFPILVNRGWVPRSWKDKFVEATLDEKFPNAVPSPSQDDGTTSRRRFWSKKPIVAEDHTPSVTLKEVVGIVRGSEKPSIFVPANDPESSQWFYVDVPAIARACGLPENTIYIEDANENVNPSNPYPIPKDVNTLIRSSVMPQDHLNYTLTWYSLSAAVTFMAFKRLRPRKKQR; translated from the exons ATGGCTTCCACCGCCAGAACGCTAGCACACCTCCGTCGTAGCACCGCTGCCGCCACTAGTAGCAGAGGGAGCTACGCTTACTTCCTCATATCTAAGCCGTTTACTTCCGCCGCCGCTTCCGCTACATCATCTGATTCCGACCAAACACTCTCTTCCTCTTCGGGATCAAACG gaAAAGGATCTAGATGGTTGCTGTTTCTACCTGGAGCAATCACTTTTGGCCTTGGGACTTGGCAGATTTTTAGGAGACAAGATAAG ATTAAATTGTTGGAATATAGAGAGAAGAGGCTGGAAATGGAACCTTTACAATTCCGCAGTTATCCTTCAACTCAGGAATTGGACACTCTGGAATTTAGGAAGGTGGTATGCAAAGGAGTTTTTGATGATAAAAAATCAATCTTTGTAGGACCCCGCTCAAGAAGCATTTCAGGAGTTACTGAAAATGGCTACTATGTTATAACACCTCTTATGCCAGTTGAGAATCATCCAGACAG TGTCACTTTTCCCATTCTTGTTAACAGAGGATGGGTTCCTCGTAGTTGGAAAGACAAATTTGTAGAGGCTACACTAGATGAAAAGTTCCCGAATGCAGTTCCTTCTCCTTCACAGGATGATGGAACTACATCTCGGAGGAGGTTTTGGTCTAAAAAGCCCATCGTTGCGGAG GATCACACCCCTTCTGTTACACTGAAAGAAGTAGTTGGCATAGTTCGTGGAAGTGAAAAACCAAGCATATTTGTCCCGGCAAATGATCCTGAATCTTCCCAGTGGTTCTATGTCGATGTTCCTGCCATTGCGCGTGCTTGTGGTCTTCCTGAAAATACTATCTATATTGAAGATGCTAATGAAAATGTGAATCCAAGTAATCCTTACCCTATTCCCAAGGATGTCAATACCTTAATTCGAAGTTCAGTAATGCCTCAAGACCACCTGAACTACACATTGACATG GTATTCTCTTTCTGCAGCAGTTACTTTTATGGCCTTTAAGAGGCTCAGACCAAGAAAAAAGCAAAGATAG
- the LOC107644169 gene encoding ras-related protein RABA6a-like, whose amino-acid sequence MADTFDEQCDYLFKAVLVGDSGVGKSNLLSRFAKDEFLLDSKPTIGVEFAYRNIRVKDKLIKAQIWDTSGRFRAITSSYYRGALGAILVYDITRKSTFGNVKKWLHELREFGGEEMVVVLVGNKSDLVQSREVEKEEAKGLAETERLCFMETSAMQNLNVEQAFLQMITKIHDITSQKMLEAKKENGTTLRISGRKEIHVTDEVTATKQASCCSR is encoded by the exons ATGGCTGATACATTTGATGAACAGTGTGATTATCTATTCAAAGCAGTTCTAGTTGGGGACTCTGGAGTTGGGAAATCAAACTTGTTATCAAGATTTGCAAAAGATGAATTCCTTTTAGATTCCAAACCCACCATAGGTGTGGAATTTGCTTACAGGAACATAAGGGTCAAAGACAAACTCATCAAAGCACAGATTTGGgacacta GTGGCAGATTTAGAGCTATCACAAGTTCATACTACAGAGGAGCCTTGGGAGCAATACTAGTCTATGACATAACCAGAAAATCGACTTTCGGAAACGTGAAGAAATGGTTGCATGAGCTAAGAGAGTTTGGAGGTGAAGAAATGGTGGTCGTTCTGGTCGGAAACAAATCTGATTTGGTTCAGTCAAGGGAAGTTGAGAAGGAAGAAGCGAAAGGGCTTGCGGAAACAGAAAGGTTATGCTTCATGGAAACATCTGCTATGCAGAACCTGAATGTTGAGCAAGCATTCTTGCAAATGATAACTAAGATCCATGACATCACAAGCCAGAAAAtgttggaggccaagaaagagaATGGCACAACATTGAGGATTTCAGGTAGGAAGGAAATTCATGTAACTGATGAAGTCACTGCTACTAAACAAGCTAGTTGTTGTTCAAGATGA